The following are encoded together in the Mustela nigripes isolate SB6536 chromosome 11, MUSNIG.SB6536, whole genome shotgun sequence genome:
- the HAGHL gene encoding hydroxyacylglutathione hydrolase-like protein isoform X3 translates to MKVKVIPVLEDNYMYLVIEEHTREAVAVDVAVPKRLLEIVGREGVSLTTVLTTHYHWDHARGNAELARLRPGLAVLGADERICALTRKLVHGEELRFGAIHVRCLLTPGHTSGHMSYFLWEEECPDPPAVFSGDALSVAGCGLRLESTAQQMYESLTVTLGNLPPETKRDEDDLPTVPSTLSEELLYNPFLRVAEEPVRKFTGKAAPAEVLEALCKERASFQRAAEPLQPQARALLALQWGLLGTPRQK, encoded by the exons ATGAAGGTCAAAGTCATCCCGGTGCTCGAGGATAACTACATGTACCTGGTCATCGAGGAGCACACGCGGGAGGCTGTGGCCGTGGACGTGGCCGTGCCCAAGAGG CTGCTGGAGATCGTGGGCCGGGAGGGGGTATCACTGACCACCGTGCTGACCACCCACTACCACTG GGACCACGCGCGGGGCAACGCGGAGCTGGCGCGGCTGCGGCCGGGACTGGCCGTGCTGGGTGCGGATGAGCGCATTTGCGCGCTGACCCGCAAGCTGGTGCACGGCGAGGAGCTGCGG TTTGGGGCCATCCACGTGCGCTGTCTCCTGACGCCAGGCCACACCTCCGGCCACATGAGCTACTTTCTGTGGGAAGAAGAGTGTCCGGACCCACCCGCGGTGTTCTCGG GGGATGCCCTGTCGGTGGCGGGTTGCGGCTTGCGCCTGGAGAGCACAGCTCAGCAGATGTATGAGAGCCtgactgtgaccttgggcaacctGCCCCCCGAGACG AAGAGGGACGAGGACGACCTTCCCACAGTGCCATCCACCCTGAGTGAGGAGCTCCTCTACAACCCCTTCCTAAGAGTGGC AGAGGAGCCTGTGCGCAAGTTCACGGGGAAGGCGGCCCCAGCCGAGGTCCTGGAGGCACTCTGCAAGGAGCGGGCAAGCTTCCAGCGGGCGGCTGAGCCACTGCAGCCACAGGCCCGGGCTCTCCTGGCCCTGCAGTGGGGGCTCTTGGGCACACCTCGACAGAAGTGA
- the HAGHL gene encoding hydroxyacylglutathione hydrolase-like protein isoform X2, with amino-acid sequence MKVKVIPVLEDNYMYLVIEEHTREAVAVDVAVPKRLLEIVGREGVSLTTVLTTHYHWDHARGNAELARLRPGLAVLGADERICALTRKLVHGEELRFGAIHVRCLLTPGHTSGHMSYFLWEEECPDPPAVFSGDALSVAGCGLRLESTAQQMYESLTVTLGNLPPETVFCGHEHTLGNLEFAQKVEPGNDHVRAKLSWAKKRDEDDLPTVPSTLSEELLYNPFLRVAEEPVRKFTGKAAPAEVLEALCKERASFQRAAEPLQPQARALLALQWGLLGTPRQK; translated from the exons ATGAAGGTCAAAGTCATCCCGGTGCTCGAGGATAACTACATGTACCTGGTCATCGAGGAGCACACGCGGGAGGCTGTGGCCGTGGACGTGGCCGTGCCCAAGAGG CTGCTGGAGATCGTGGGCCGGGAGGGGGTATCACTGACCACCGTGCTGACCACCCACTACCACTG GGACCACGCGCGGGGCAACGCGGAGCTGGCGCGGCTGCGGCCGGGACTGGCCGTGCTGGGTGCGGATGAGCGCATTTGCGCGCTGACCCGCAAGCTGGTGCACGGCGAGGAGCTGCGG TTTGGGGCCATCCACGTGCGCTGTCTCCTGACGCCAGGCCACACCTCCGGCCACATGAGCTACTTTCTGTGGGAAGAAGAGTGTCCGGACCCACCCGCGGTGTTCTCGG GGGATGCCCTGTCGGTGGCGGGTTGCGGCTTGCGCCTGGAGAGCACAGCTCAGCAGATGTATGAGAGCCtgactgtgaccttgggcaacctGCCCCCCGAGACG GTGTTCTGTGGCCATGAACACACACTTGGCAACCTTGAGTTTGCACAGAAAGTGGAGCCTGGCAATGACCACGTGAGAGCAAAGCTGTCATGGGCCAAG AAGAGGGACGAGGACGACCTTCCCACAGTGCCATCCACCCTGAGTGAGGAGCTCCTCTACAACCCCTTCCTAAGAGTGGC AGAGGAGCCTGTGCGCAAGTTCACGGGGAAGGCGGCCCCAGCCGAGGTCCTGGAGGCACTCTGCAAGGAGCGGGCAAGCTTCCAGCGGGCGGCTGAGCCACTGCAGCCACAGGCCCGGGCTCTCCTGGCCCTGCAGTGGGGGCTCTTGGGCACACCTCGACAGAAGTGA
- the HAGHL gene encoding hydroxyacylglutathione hydrolase-like protein isoform X1 produces the protein MKVKVIPVLEDNYMYLVIEEHTREAVAVDVAVPKRLLEIVGREGVSLTTVLTTHYHWDHARGNAELARLRPGLAVLGADERICALTRKLVHGEELRFGAIHVRCLLTPGHTSGHMSYFLWEEECPDPPAVFSGDALSVAGCGLRLESTAQQMYESLTVTLGNLPPETKVFCGHEHTLGNLEFAQKVEPGNDHVRAKLSWAKKRDEDDLPTVPSTLSEELLYNPFLRVAEEPVRKFTGKAAPAEVLEALCKERASFQRAAEPLQPQARALLALQWGLLGTPRQK, from the exons ATGAAGGTCAAAGTCATCCCGGTGCTCGAGGATAACTACATGTACCTGGTCATCGAGGAGCACACGCGGGAGGCTGTGGCCGTGGACGTGGCCGTGCCCAAGAGG CTGCTGGAGATCGTGGGCCGGGAGGGGGTATCACTGACCACCGTGCTGACCACCCACTACCACTG GGACCACGCGCGGGGCAACGCGGAGCTGGCGCGGCTGCGGCCGGGACTGGCCGTGCTGGGTGCGGATGAGCGCATTTGCGCGCTGACCCGCAAGCTGGTGCACGGCGAGGAGCTGCGG TTTGGGGCCATCCACGTGCGCTGTCTCCTGACGCCAGGCCACACCTCCGGCCACATGAGCTACTTTCTGTGGGAAGAAGAGTGTCCGGACCCACCCGCGGTGTTCTCGG GGGATGCCCTGTCGGTGGCGGGTTGCGGCTTGCGCCTGGAGAGCACAGCTCAGCAGATGTATGAGAGCCtgactgtgaccttgggcaacctGCCCCCCGAGACG AAGGTGTTCTGTGGCCATGAACACACACTTGGCAACCTTGAGTTTGCACAGAAAGTGGAGCCTGGCAATGACCACGTGAGAGCAAAGCTGTCATGGGCCAAG AAGAGGGACGAGGACGACCTTCCCACAGTGCCATCCACCCTGAGTGAGGAGCTCCTCTACAACCCCTTCCTAAGAGTGGC AGAGGAGCCTGTGCGCAAGTTCACGGGGAAGGCGGCCCCAGCCGAGGTCCTGGAGGCACTCTGCAAGGAGCGGGCAAGCTTCCAGCGGGCGGCTGAGCCACTGCAGCCACAGGCCCGGGCTCTCCTGGCCCTGCAGTGGGGGCTCTTGGGCACACCTCGACAGAAGTGA
- the CCDC78 gene encoding coiled-coil domain-containing protein 78 isoform X7, protein MGAGRTSEAAAPGARAPPPGSPPGAGADPVLLSPPVPRLKRPRPLPSGWGPGNLSFVHLPIPAPSQQQWAHRRRLLCERPPQGRAPCARTAVTAVVVPFCAGPSHELLLPSGPRVNAAAQVCLSQVLPQAEDWAACLKTELPSDPELSEQRRLQISKELVDLQISAHHVQEQHEAELFELKSEVLRLESRVLELELHGDRIAPQEAALGHRHELARGLQHKAWEQGHSIHHRPQVAAQPEDFLSPKDEEQKLGNSGEWTRTLEEQKAQRQALETRVADLGRRLQEARDEARTAGQQLAIQAMVLSACQGQLRQAEAENAQLQLQLKKLNEEYALHLQRCARAVAEYANRTSQEPAAAALRTFLETTLEHIRAAHRSREQQLARAARAYRKRLSDLSRRHEELLATRSVQQVLADSSEASGTPKATFDAATLHLEPQSLHLVTKLSHPEDQARQETKLWKLEAQKGPSEASLGVRDPHRQVRDLSVPT, encoded by the exons ATGGGGGCCGGACGCACGTCAGAGGCCGCAGCGCCCGGCGCTCGGGCGCCGCCTCCAGGGAGCCCTCCGGGCGCCGGGGCTGACCCCGTCCTGCTGAGTCCCCCAGTCCCTCGACTGAAACGTCCGCGGCCCCTTCCCTCAGGCTGGGGGCCGGGGAATCTGTCGTTTGTTCACCTGCCCATCCCAGCGCCCAGCCAGCAGCAGTGGGCACACAGAAGGCGCCTACTGTGCGAACGCCCACCGCAAGGCAGGGCACCTTGCGCGAGGACAGCAGTGACGGCGGTGGTCGTTCCATTCTGTGCTGGGCCTTCTCATGAACTCCTGCTTCCGTCAGGACCCAGGGTCAACGCTGCGGCGCAGGTCTGCCTTTCCCAG GTTCTGCCCCAAGCAGAGGACTGGGCAGCCTGCCTCAAGACAGAGCTTCCCTCGGATCCGGAGCTGAGCGAGCAGCGGCGCCTGCAG ATCTCCAAGGAGTTGGTCGACCTGCAGATCTCAGCTCACCACGTGCAGGAGCAGCATGAGGCTGAACTCTTTGAGCTGAAGAGTGAG GTCCTACGGCTGGAGAGCCGggtgctggagctggagctgcaTGGAGATCGCATAGCCCCCCAAGAGGCTGCCTTGGGGCACCGCCACGAGCTGGCACGGGGGCTCCAACACAAGGCCTGGGAGCAGGGACACTCCATCCACCACAGACCCCAGGTCGCC GCACAGCCTGAGGACTTCCTGAGCCCTAAGGATGAAGAGCAGAAGCTGGGAAACAGC GGAGAATGGACGCGCACGCTAGAGGAGCAgaaggcccagaggcaggcacTGGAGACCCGTGT GGCAGACCTGGGCCGGCGGCTGCAGGAAGCCCGAGATGAGGCCCGGACGGCGGGGCAGCAACTAGCGATACAAGCCATG GTGTTGTCTGCCTGCCAAGGCCAGCTGCGCCAGGCGGAGGCAGAGAACGCCCAGCTGCAGCTGCAGCTCAAGAAGCTGAACGAAGAGTATGCCCTCCACTTGCAGCGATGTGCCAGGGCCGTGGCT GAGTACGCGAACCGCACCAGCCAAGAGCCGGCAGCCGCAGCCCTCCGCACGTTCCTGGAGACCACGCTGGAGCATATCCGGGCAGCTCACCGCAGCCGTGAGCAGCAGCTGGCCCGGGCTGCTCGTGCCTACCGCAAGCGCCTGTCAGATCTGAGCCGCAGACACGAGGAGCTGCTGGCGACCCGCAG TGTGCAGCAGGTGCTGGCAGACTCCAGTGAGGCATCTGGGACCCCCAAAGCTACTTTTGATGCAGCCACCTTACACCTGGAGCCCCAGTCTCTGCACCTGGTCACTAAACTCAGCCACCCAGAAGACCAGGCCAGGCAGGAGACAAAGCTCTGGAAGCTCGAGGCCCAG AAGGGGCCCAGTGAAGCCTCCCTGGGGGTCAGAGACCCGCA CAGGCAAGTCAGGGATCTAAGTGTCCCAACTTGA
- the CCDC78 gene encoding coiled-coil domain-containing protein 78 isoform X8 has protein sequence MGAGRTSEAAAPGARAPPPGSPPGAGADPVLLSPPVPRLKRPRPLPSGWGPGNLSFVHLPIPAPSQQQWAHRRRLLCERPPQGRAPCARTAVTAVVVPFCAGPSHELLLPSGPRVNAAAQVCLSQVLPQAEDWAACLKTELPSDPELSEQRRLQISKELVDLQISAHHVQEQHEAELFELKSEVLRLESRVLELELHGDRIAPQEAALGHRHELARGLQHKAWEQGHSIHHRPQVAAQPEDFLSPKDEEQKLGNSGEWTRTLEEQKAQRQALETRVADLGRRLQEARDEARTAGQQLAIQAMVLSACQGQLRQAEAENAQLQLQLKKLNEEYALHLQRCARAVAEYANRTSQEPAAAALRTFLETTLEHIRAAHRSREQQLARAARAYRKRLSDLSRRHEELLATRSVQQVLADSSEASGTPKATFDAATLHLEPQSLHLVTKLSHPEDQARQETKLWKLEAQKGPSEASLGVRDPQQVRDLSVPT, from the exons ATGGGGGCCGGACGCACGTCAGAGGCCGCAGCGCCCGGCGCTCGGGCGCCGCCTCCAGGGAGCCCTCCGGGCGCCGGGGCTGACCCCGTCCTGCTGAGTCCCCCAGTCCCTCGACTGAAACGTCCGCGGCCCCTTCCCTCAGGCTGGGGGCCGGGGAATCTGTCGTTTGTTCACCTGCCCATCCCAGCGCCCAGCCAGCAGCAGTGGGCACACAGAAGGCGCCTACTGTGCGAACGCCCACCGCAAGGCAGGGCACCTTGCGCGAGGACAGCAGTGACGGCGGTGGTCGTTCCATTCTGTGCTGGGCCTTCTCATGAACTCCTGCTTCCGTCAGGACCCAGGGTCAACGCTGCGGCGCAGGTCTGCCTTTCCCAG GTTCTGCCCCAAGCAGAGGACTGGGCAGCCTGCCTCAAGACAGAGCTTCCCTCGGATCCGGAGCTGAGCGAGCAGCGGCGCCTGCAG ATCTCCAAGGAGTTGGTCGACCTGCAGATCTCAGCTCACCACGTGCAGGAGCAGCATGAGGCTGAACTCTTTGAGCTGAAGAGTGAG GTCCTACGGCTGGAGAGCCGggtgctggagctggagctgcaTGGAGATCGCATAGCCCCCCAAGAGGCTGCCTTGGGGCACCGCCACGAGCTGGCACGGGGGCTCCAACACAAGGCCTGGGAGCAGGGACACTCCATCCACCACAGACCCCAGGTCGCC GCACAGCCTGAGGACTTCCTGAGCCCTAAGGATGAAGAGCAGAAGCTGGGAAACAGC GGAGAATGGACGCGCACGCTAGAGGAGCAgaaggcccagaggcaggcacTGGAGACCCGTGT GGCAGACCTGGGCCGGCGGCTGCAGGAAGCCCGAGATGAGGCCCGGACGGCGGGGCAGCAACTAGCGATACAAGCCATG GTGTTGTCTGCCTGCCAAGGCCAGCTGCGCCAGGCGGAGGCAGAGAACGCCCAGCTGCAGCTGCAGCTCAAGAAGCTGAACGAAGAGTATGCCCTCCACTTGCAGCGATGTGCCAGGGCCGTGGCT GAGTACGCGAACCGCACCAGCCAAGAGCCGGCAGCCGCAGCCCTCCGCACGTTCCTGGAGACCACGCTGGAGCATATCCGGGCAGCTCACCGCAGCCGTGAGCAGCAGCTGGCCCGGGCTGCTCGTGCCTACCGCAAGCGCCTGTCAGATCTGAGCCGCAGACACGAGGAGCTGCTGGCGACCCGCAG TGTGCAGCAGGTGCTGGCAGACTCCAGTGAGGCATCTGGGACCCCCAAAGCTACTTTTGATGCAGCCACCTTACACCTGGAGCCCCAGTCTCTGCACCTGGTCACTAAACTCAGCCACCCAGAAGACCAGGCCAGGCAGGAGACAAAGCTCTGGAAGCTCGAGGCCCAG AAGGGGCCCAGTGAAGCCTCCCTGGGGGTCAGAGACCCGCA GCAAGTCAGGGATCTAAGTGTCCCAACTTGA
- the CCDC78 gene encoding coiled-coil domain-containing protein 78 isoform X12 yields MGAGRTSEAAAPGARAPPPGSPPGAGADPVLLSPPVPRLKRPRPLPSGWGPGNLSFVHLPIPAPSQQQWAHRRRLLCERPPQGRAPCARTAVTAVVVPFCAGPSHELLLPSGPRVNAAAQVCLSQVLPQAEDWAACLKTELPSDPELSEQRRLQISKELVDLQISAHHVQEQHEAELFELKSEVLRLESRVLELELHGDRIAPQEAALGHRHELARGLQHKAWEQGHSIHHRPQVAAQPEDFLSPKDEEQKLGNSGEWTRTLEEQKAQRQALETRVADLGRRLQEARDEARTAGQQLAIQAMVLSACQGQLRQAEAENAQLQLQLKKLNEEYALHLQRCARAVAEYANRTSQEPAAAALRTFLETTLEHIRAAHRSREQQLARAARAYRKRLSDLSRRHEELLATRRLQ; encoded by the exons ATGGGGGCCGGACGCACGTCAGAGGCCGCAGCGCCCGGCGCTCGGGCGCCGCCTCCAGGGAGCCCTCCGGGCGCCGGGGCTGACCCCGTCCTGCTGAGTCCCCCAGTCCCTCGACTGAAACGTCCGCGGCCCCTTCCCTCAGGCTGGGGGCCGGGGAATCTGTCGTTTGTTCACCTGCCCATCCCAGCGCCCAGCCAGCAGCAGTGGGCACACAGAAGGCGCCTACTGTGCGAACGCCCACCGCAAGGCAGGGCACCTTGCGCGAGGACAGCAGTGACGGCGGTGGTCGTTCCATTCTGTGCTGGGCCTTCTCATGAACTCCTGCTTCCGTCAGGACCCAGGGTCAACGCTGCGGCGCAGGTCTGCCTTTCCCAG GTTCTGCCCCAAGCAGAGGACTGGGCAGCCTGCCTCAAGACAGAGCTTCCCTCGGATCCGGAGCTGAGCGAGCAGCGGCGCCTGCAG ATCTCCAAGGAGTTGGTCGACCTGCAGATCTCAGCTCACCACGTGCAGGAGCAGCATGAGGCTGAACTCTTTGAGCTGAAGAGTGAG GTCCTACGGCTGGAGAGCCGggtgctggagctggagctgcaTGGAGATCGCATAGCCCCCCAAGAGGCTGCCTTGGGGCACCGCCACGAGCTGGCACGGGGGCTCCAACACAAGGCCTGGGAGCAGGGACACTCCATCCACCACAGACCCCAGGTCGCC GCACAGCCTGAGGACTTCCTGAGCCCTAAGGATGAAGAGCAGAAGCTGGGAAACAGC GGAGAATGGACGCGCACGCTAGAGGAGCAgaaggcccagaggcaggcacTGGAGACCCGTGT GGCAGACCTGGGCCGGCGGCTGCAGGAAGCCCGAGATGAGGCCCGGACGGCGGGGCAGCAACTAGCGATACAAGCCATG GTGTTGTCTGCCTGCCAAGGCCAGCTGCGCCAGGCGGAGGCAGAGAACGCCCAGCTGCAGCTGCAGCTCAAGAAGCTGAACGAAGAGTATGCCCTCCACTTGCAGCGATGTGCCAGGGCCGTGGCT GAGTACGCGAACCGCACCAGCCAAGAGCCGGCAGCCGCAGCCCTCCGCACGTTCCTGGAGACCACGCTGGAGCATATCCGGGCAGCTCACCGCAGCCGTGAGCAGCAGCTGGCCCGGGCTGCTCGTGCCTACCGCAAGCGCCTGTCAGATCTGAGCCGCAGACACGAGGAGCTGCTGGCGACCCGCAG ACTCCAGTGA
- the CCDC78 gene encoding coiled-coil domain-containing protein 78 isoform X9 — MGAGRTSEAAAPGARAPPPGSPPGAGADPVLLSPPVPRLKRPRPLPSGWGPGNLSFVHLPIPAPSQQQWAHRRRLLCERPPQGRAPCARTAVTAVVVPFCAGPSHELLLPSGPRVNAAAQVCLSQVLPQAEDWAACLKTELPSDPELSEQRRLQISKELVDLQISAHHVQEQHEAELFELKSEVLRLESRVLELELHGDRIAPQEAALGHRHELARGLQHKAWEQGHSIHHRPQVAAQPEDFLSPKDEEQKLGNSGEWTRTLEEQKAQRQALETRVADLGRRLQEARDEARTAGQQLAIQAMVLSACQGQLRQAEAENAQLQLQLKKLNEEYALHLQRCARAVAEYANRTSQEPAAAALRTFLETTLEHIRAAHRSREQQLARAARAYRKRLSDLSRRHEELLATRRCWQTPVRHLGPPKLLLMQPPYTWSPSLCTWSLNSATQKTRPGRRQSSGSSRPRRGPVKPPWGSETRTGKSGI, encoded by the exons ATGGGGGCCGGACGCACGTCAGAGGCCGCAGCGCCCGGCGCTCGGGCGCCGCCTCCAGGGAGCCCTCCGGGCGCCGGGGCTGACCCCGTCCTGCTGAGTCCCCCAGTCCCTCGACTGAAACGTCCGCGGCCCCTTCCCTCAGGCTGGGGGCCGGGGAATCTGTCGTTTGTTCACCTGCCCATCCCAGCGCCCAGCCAGCAGCAGTGGGCACACAGAAGGCGCCTACTGTGCGAACGCCCACCGCAAGGCAGGGCACCTTGCGCGAGGACAGCAGTGACGGCGGTGGTCGTTCCATTCTGTGCTGGGCCTTCTCATGAACTCCTGCTTCCGTCAGGACCCAGGGTCAACGCTGCGGCGCAGGTCTGCCTTTCCCAG GTTCTGCCCCAAGCAGAGGACTGGGCAGCCTGCCTCAAGACAGAGCTTCCCTCGGATCCGGAGCTGAGCGAGCAGCGGCGCCTGCAG ATCTCCAAGGAGTTGGTCGACCTGCAGATCTCAGCTCACCACGTGCAGGAGCAGCATGAGGCTGAACTCTTTGAGCTGAAGAGTGAG GTCCTACGGCTGGAGAGCCGggtgctggagctggagctgcaTGGAGATCGCATAGCCCCCCAAGAGGCTGCCTTGGGGCACCGCCACGAGCTGGCACGGGGGCTCCAACACAAGGCCTGGGAGCAGGGACACTCCATCCACCACAGACCCCAGGTCGCC GCACAGCCTGAGGACTTCCTGAGCCCTAAGGATGAAGAGCAGAAGCTGGGAAACAGC GGAGAATGGACGCGCACGCTAGAGGAGCAgaaggcccagaggcaggcacTGGAGACCCGTGT GGCAGACCTGGGCCGGCGGCTGCAGGAAGCCCGAGATGAGGCCCGGACGGCGGGGCAGCAACTAGCGATACAAGCCATG GTGTTGTCTGCCTGCCAAGGCCAGCTGCGCCAGGCGGAGGCAGAGAACGCCCAGCTGCAGCTGCAGCTCAAGAAGCTGAACGAAGAGTATGCCCTCCACTTGCAGCGATGTGCCAGGGCCGTGGCT GAGTACGCGAACCGCACCAGCCAAGAGCCGGCAGCCGCAGCCCTCCGCACGTTCCTGGAGACCACGCTGGAGCATATCCGGGCAGCTCACCGCAGCCGTGAGCAGCAGCTGGCCCGGGCTGCTCGTGCCTACCGCAAGCGCCTGTCAGATCTGAGCCGCAGACACGAGGAGCTGCTGGCGACCCGCAG GTGCTGGCAGACTCCAGTGAGGCATCTGGGACCCCCAAAGCTACTTTTGATGCAGCCACCTTACACCTGGAGCCCCAGTCTCTGCACCTGGTCACTAAACTCAGCCACCCAGAAGACCAGGCCAGGCAGGAGACAAAGCTCTGGAAGCTCGAGGCCCAG AAGGGGCCCAGTGAAGCCTCCCTGGGGGTCAGAGACCCGCA CAGGCAAGTCAGGGATCTAA
- the CCDC78 gene encoding coiled-coil domain-containing protein 78 isoform X10 has product MGAGRTSEAAAPGARAPPPGSPPGAGADPVLLSPPVPRLKRPRPLPSGWGPGNLSFVHLPIPAPSQQQWAHRRRLLCERPPQGRAPCARTAVTAVVVPFCAGPSHELLLPSGPRVNAAAQVCLSQVLPQAEDWAACLKTELPSDPELSEQRRLQISKELVDLQISAHHVQEQHEAELFELKSEVLRLESRVLELELHGDRIAPQEAALGHRHELARGLQHKAWEQGHSIHHRPQVAAQPEDFLSPKDEEQKLGNSGEWTRTLEEQKAQRQALETRVADLGRRLQEARDEARTAGQQLAIQAMVLSACQGQLRQAEAENAQLQLQLKKLNEEYALHLQRCARAVAEYANRTSQEPAAAALRTFLETTLEHIRAAHRSREQQLARAARAYRKRLSDLSRRHEELLATRRCWQTPVRHLGPPKLLLMQPPYTWSPSLCTWSLNSATQKTRPGRRQSSGSSRPRRGPVKPPWGSETRSKSGI; this is encoded by the exons ATGGGGGCCGGACGCACGTCAGAGGCCGCAGCGCCCGGCGCTCGGGCGCCGCCTCCAGGGAGCCCTCCGGGCGCCGGGGCTGACCCCGTCCTGCTGAGTCCCCCAGTCCCTCGACTGAAACGTCCGCGGCCCCTTCCCTCAGGCTGGGGGCCGGGGAATCTGTCGTTTGTTCACCTGCCCATCCCAGCGCCCAGCCAGCAGCAGTGGGCACACAGAAGGCGCCTACTGTGCGAACGCCCACCGCAAGGCAGGGCACCTTGCGCGAGGACAGCAGTGACGGCGGTGGTCGTTCCATTCTGTGCTGGGCCTTCTCATGAACTCCTGCTTCCGTCAGGACCCAGGGTCAACGCTGCGGCGCAGGTCTGCCTTTCCCAG GTTCTGCCCCAAGCAGAGGACTGGGCAGCCTGCCTCAAGACAGAGCTTCCCTCGGATCCGGAGCTGAGCGAGCAGCGGCGCCTGCAG ATCTCCAAGGAGTTGGTCGACCTGCAGATCTCAGCTCACCACGTGCAGGAGCAGCATGAGGCTGAACTCTTTGAGCTGAAGAGTGAG GTCCTACGGCTGGAGAGCCGggtgctggagctggagctgcaTGGAGATCGCATAGCCCCCCAAGAGGCTGCCTTGGGGCACCGCCACGAGCTGGCACGGGGGCTCCAACACAAGGCCTGGGAGCAGGGACACTCCATCCACCACAGACCCCAGGTCGCC GCACAGCCTGAGGACTTCCTGAGCCCTAAGGATGAAGAGCAGAAGCTGGGAAACAGC GGAGAATGGACGCGCACGCTAGAGGAGCAgaaggcccagaggcaggcacTGGAGACCCGTGT GGCAGACCTGGGCCGGCGGCTGCAGGAAGCCCGAGATGAGGCCCGGACGGCGGGGCAGCAACTAGCGATACAAGCCATG GTGTTGTCTGCCTGCCAAGGCCAGCTGCGCCAGGCGGAGGCAGAGAACGCCCAGCTGCAGCTGCAGCTCAAGAAGCTGAACGAAGAGTATGCCCTCCACTTGCAGCGATGTGCCAGGGCCGTGGCT GAGTACGCGAACCGCACCAGCCAAGAGCCGGCAGCCGCAGCCCTCCGCACGTTCCTGGAGACCACGCTGGAGCATATCCGGGCAGCTCACCGCAGCCGTGAGCAGCAGCTGGCCCGGGCTGCTCGTGCCTACCGCAAGCGCCTGTCAGATCTGAGCCGCAGACACGAGGAGCTGCTGGCGACCCGCAG GTGCTGGCAGACTCCAGTGAGGCATCTGGGACCCCCAAAGCTACTTTTGATGCAGCCACCTTACACCTGGAGCCCCAGTCTCTGCACCTGGTCACTAAACTCAGCCACCCAGAAGACCAGGCCAGGCAGGAGACAAAGCTCTGGAAGCTCGAGGCCCAG AAGGGGCCCAGTGAAGCCTCCCTGGGGGTCAGAGACCCGCA GCAAGTCAGGGATCTAA